From the genome of Pogoniulus pusillus isolate bPogPus1 chromosome 23, bPogPus1.pri, whole genome shotgun sequence:
GATGGATTGCTTTCTCTGCGGTATTGAGTGCTCCCCATGGGGCTAGACATGCTCTCTGGGGAGAAGTGATGCCTCCCATGGGCTACAGGTGCTCTCAAAGGGTTATGGATGTTCTTCATGGCCTGGTGGGTTCTTCCTGTGGGCTCTCCTGTGATGTCCTCTTTGAGCTGCAGGACCTCTTGAAAGGTTATGGGTGTTCTCCATAGGGTGATGTGCTCCCTGTGGTGCCACACCTGCTTTCCATAGGGCTACGCATGGCTGCATGAAGCAGTGATGCCCTCCATGGGCTTTGGGTGCTCTTCAAATGTTGGATTTCTCCATGGGGCAATGTGTTCTCCACTGGGCAACAGGCgcaggtgacaaagctggtgagaggcctggagcacagccctgtgaggagaggatgagggagctggaggtgtgcagcctggagaagaggaggctcagggcagagctcattgctctctgcaactacctgaagggaggctgtagccaggtggggttgggctcttctgccaggcaagcagcaacaaaagaaggggacacagtgtgaagttgtggcaggggaggtctaggctggatgttaggaggaagttgttgtcagagagagtgattggcattggaatgggctgcccagggaggtggtggagtcaccatccctggaggtgttgaagccaagcctggccatggcacttagtgccatggtctggttgattggccagggctgggtgctaggttggactggctgagcttggaggtctcttccaacctggctgattctatgattctatgccctcTGTGGGCTATAGCTGGTTTCCAAGAGTCATGGGTGCTCCCCATGGGAAATCACATTCTCTCCATGGGGCACACTCAtgtgagcagaggagcagcttggGATCCCCAGGAGAGGGCAAAGCCCAGCCCCTCAAAAAGCTTTTCACTCAGGCAGACCCAAGCAGAAAACCCCACAGGGAAGTCGACACCATGGAGCCTGTCTCGGTGTCCCCTGCGTGGGGTGAAGCAGCAGACCCTCTGGGGACAAGTGCTGTTCTGAGCCCAAAATGTAGGAAAATGAGGAACTTTGAGAATCAGGCATCTGTGATCAAGGGTGGTGGCTGTTCCTTGGGGTTGAAAATGGCTTTTTCATTAAAACAAAGGGGACTGCTCTAATTCAGGGTAGCAGGGGCTGCCTCTCGAGCACTTCCTCAGCCCAGGGGGAGAAGACAGATGGAGATATGGAGCAGCTTCTGTAGGTGTTTGTCCTGGTCAGGTCCACCTCACAatgaagcagggagcagcaagcTCCTTTCTCATCCAAGTTTTTaaatccccagaggtgtttattTCTGTGTTGGGTGCACCAAGAAAGGGGAATTTGCCATCAATAAACAGAAATATTGATCCAGCTGAAGGTTCCTCTGGAATCTTctgttcttcaggctgaacaacaccaaccctctcagcctgtcctcacagcagagggcttccagccttgCTGTCACTGTCGTGGCCTCCACTGGCCCTgatccaacagctccatgtctctcctgtgccaAGGACTCCAGAATGGACACAACACTTTAGGTGGTTGTCCCGAGCAGCTCCGGGTTGGGCATCGCCAGCTGCCCGAGTGACCGTGCCAAGCACAAGGGCCTCGTTTGTGTCACTAATGATGCAATTTCTCCTGTGTGACACAGGGAGTTTGTGTGCCTTGGTGGACAAAAGCCCTGGGTGGGGACACACACGGTGGAATCGGGGTGTTGAGCTGAAATaaagctcctctgtgcccttcccctccctggctgccagcAAGTGCTTAAGCCCTCTGATGCAGGCAGTGAGAGATGATGCAGAGAGGTCACAAGCTCTGGTGATTCTCCACCCCAAAAtgagtttttttggggggagtttATAAGCTCTTGGTAGGGTCCTCTTGGTCTGGGTAGCTGCAGCCCCAAATCCAGCGCGTGGCTGCCCTTGTAGCACAGGTGTGGCAGCCCTTGAGCTGCCTGGTTGGAGGTTCTGACCCTTCCTTGCCAAGGCTGGGGGGTCGTTTTCCTGGAGTTTTTGGGGGCCCAGGCTGTGACTAGTGTCTGCTGGGAGCATCCTAGTGCAGGGCAGTAGCCACCATTCCccaggatggaggaggagggCTGTATTTAACATAGagtcagcagcaggagctccaggctgaaaaagggACCCATGGAAGTGCTGAAACACCACATCGAGCTGAGAGAAAACCCAGAGCCTGCACAAATCccagtgtcctgctctggcttccCCTGCCTCCATTTCCCAAGAGCTGGACTCCTGCCAGGATGATTCACACCCACAGCTCTAAGCATGTGTCCCACTCAGAGTTCATGGACATagctcaggctgtgtcctctctccAGTCCCAGCTTCTGACCCCACCTAAAGtgttgtgtccagctgtggagtCTTTGGCACCAGAGAGACATAGAGCTGCTGGATCAGGGCCAGTGGAGGCCACAACAGTGATGGcaaggctggaagccctctgctgtgaggacaggctgagagagttggtgttgttcagcctgaacagAACCTTCTGCTTAAAaggggctgctcaggaagaTGGGGGCAGACTTTCTAGAGgttctgttgtgacaggacaaggatgaTGGTTTGAattcaaagagggagattcaggttggagaGAGGGAAGACATTTTTGacactgaaggtggtgaaacagtgtcccaggtttcccagagaggtggtggattccccatccctggaatcattccaggtcaggttgtctgggcctctgagcaacctgctctagttgcaggtgtccctgctgactgcaaagggaCTAAATGAAccttgaaaggtcttttccaacccaaaccattttttgACTCTATGATCAGGCAGCAGCTTTGGCACTGCCCATGACTACCTCATGCTTAGAACTAAGATGCAAGCAGAACAGTTTTGAGGAACCCAGACGAGATAAAGGTGCAGGCACACAGGAGTGCAGGAGCCCAGCCCTACCCCTACACTAAGGCTGCACAGGCCATTTATCTCCCTGCCAACCTGCTGCACCAGTTCCTGTGTGGACTGGGAAGGAAACACAACAGCTGCAACCTTCAGCACTGTTTGCCCTTTCTGCTGGGTgtgagctgctgagcccagagccaagcctgtgctgccctgagcagaggaCACAGCTACATGGCTCCCACAGCTAGCTAATCTCAGGCAACATCAGCACATTCCCCATCTTTTCCTGCCTCCAGCCCCAGTCAGCAGCAAATTTTGTTACAGAGGACCAGGATCTgtggtgtggccatggcaggcaGGTGGCTTTGGTGAAAACCATCGCTTCACAGGAGCCTTTCCACTGCTGATGAGGCTGGGAAATGTCACAGTGGGTTGTAAGGATGGGGAAGCAGAGAAGTCAGGGTCTCTGCTTGCTTAAGCAGCACAGTGACACACTGCAGCAGTAGAACTGGCCTTCAAGTTCAGTTGCTTCCCAGAAGAAGAACAGAGATGTCCCACCCTATTAGGCATGAAAGTTCCTCACTCAGAGCTTGAAATTCAAGGCAAGATGAAGAGCTTTGGAAGAATTCCTCTGAATTATAGCCTGAGACATTTACCCACTGCTACTCTTCAGTACCAGGACAAGCTCAAGGACGAGACACAGGACTTGGGAATGCCTTGCTGGAGAGCATCATTAAGTACAGTACTTTCTGCCTAGAGAGCttagagggaaggggaaggtttCTGGTTTCATTCCTGGTTTTGGAGCTGGCTGGCCAGCCAGTCCAGTCCTTCATAGAGACCCTCTCCAGTGATGGCAGAGGTTGCCTGGATGTGCCACCTGTGACGCAGAGAATGCAGTCCAAGTTTGTCTGTGATTTCCTCTGTGTTCATTGCGTCCGGCAAGTCCTGCAGAAAGGAGCAAGAGTCAATTTCTGCCCTGCTGGCTCAGAACCAATGTCCAACTCCCTGAACCACTTTTGATCATCAGCTTTAAAGCCACTAGAAGACAGTCAAGAGCTCTCAGAGCTTCTCTTTCAGATAAGCTCAGGGCATTACTCCCAGATTCAAAGGTTCAGCGTCACAATCAAACACCTACTGCAGAACAGCTCACTGCAGAAGCTGGACAGTTGATGTTTGGACTAAGTCATCAAGGTCCACAACACTGACCCCAAACCACTCACAATGCAAGGGCTGTTTAATTCACTTTCCACTCCTGGACAAGACTTGAGGTTTCTTTACCCTTCACATTTGAGCCTGTGCAGTCCATGAAGCAGGATGCTACTGCTGTAAGTTTACCACCCACATCTGGAGAGTCAAGAGCTCTTAAAGCTTCTCTTTCAGACAAACTCACTGCATGACCTCCAGATCTGAGCTACTGATGAAGCCTCCAAGGTTTAGAATCACAATCCAAACACCTACTGTGGAACAGCTCACTTCAGAAGCTAGGCAGCTGATGGATGGACTAAGTCATCAAGCCCAGCAGTGCTGACCCCAAACCACTCACACTTCAGGGGCTGTTTAAGGCTGCACTCAGGCAATGTTTTTGGCAACTGCAGTTACGATTTAAACCAAACTTTCACCACCAAATAGCACTTGGCTTGTCAAGCTCAAGCACTCACTAGTGTGTGAAGCTTACTTACACCTTTCTGAGGCATACCTGTTTGTTAGCAAGCACTAATAAAACAGCTTGTGCACACACATCATCTGCCAACATCCTCAGAAGATCTCCTCTGGCCTCGCTCAGTCGTTCTCTGTCACTGCTGTCAACCACAAATATCAGACCTAGAACCAAGCAAACAATCAGGATAAGCCCAGAGCAGAAGTCATTTATCAATCACCACTGCTTCTGGAGGAGAGAATAAAGTTTTGAGGAGAAAATAATGCAAATCAGTTCTATGTGGGTTAAAAAATGACATTTTCTTTTGACTGTTATCTCACGTTGGGAAGTGTTGgaatcaccagccctggagggatCTGACAGAtgggtagatgtggtgctgaggggcagggtTTAGTGGAGGacttggtagtgttgggttaatgcttggactcagccttaaaggccttttctagTCTGAATGATCCCATGACTCCATGTCTGTGAGAAAATCTGGTCttgcacaaagctgctgctacTCTGTGGTTCTGGTTTTGAACCTAAGCACTTCATTTACACAACCACTACATATTGtccagggagcagctcctgaaAGCCTGTGACAGGACTCAGATGTCTGCAGAGTGTAAAGGTGCAGCAGTGGAAGGGGGGAGAAACTCTCATGTGGCTGGTTGAGCCtgtagagactcagagaattgaatcacagaatcaaccaggttggaggagacctccaagatcatccagtccaacctagcacccagccctatccagtcaaccagaccatggcactaagtgcctcagccaggctttgcttgaacacctccaggggtggtgactccaccacctccctgggcagcccattccaatgccaatcactctgtatgtgaagaacttcctcctaacatccagcctagacctgccctgatgcaacttgagactgtgtccccttgttcagttgctgcttgcctgaggcaagagaccaacccctagcgacaacctcccttcaggtagttgtagacagcagaagACTGTTCTGAagtgaaggcagagctgtgccactgaCAGAGGAACAGCAAACCTCTGAGCTCACTCTGAGTCAGCTGGACAAGGCAGACTGGTTTCTAAGTGCCTTCCCATCCCTCTTTGAACCTGCACCAGCCTAACAGAAgagccagagctgcacacaaatACATACTTTCAGAATAAAACCTGTTTCCATccctgtgatggcttgggtgttatctgccccccccacacttaagaagatcacccagactagactcagccgagctggaaattcaaatggagctttatattcacagcttagcacaagatacaagcaggcatTTACAACATATATAGCTAAAGACAGAATTAGACAAGtttaaaaggtgatacagaaactcaacagccctcccagaaacctgagtccccaggaggggctcccaaccacccttccaactcctttccacccctataccttaccccagactttgccttatgctcaaggtgagtttggagaatcggccaggggggttaggaagcagaaggattagttacacagacagcaggttagagagagaaggcagccaaagccagagagcaactctgttatctgtgttagtgttcttgttcttagacatctcagcaagcctatgagtgcagcagacatcaccattgtttccttttcacagcctaccatCTAATTCCCCTccctaaaatatcccagctgggctcaaactagcacagtccctCCCTCAAGACACTTGCAAAATGACATTGGTAAGCATTTGCACTTACCTTGTTTGTTCTGGAAATAGTGGTGCCAGAGTGGTTTGAGCCTATCCTTAGAACATACATCCCAGACTACAAAGCTGATGTTCTTGTATTCTACTGCTTCCACATTGAAACCTAAAACAGAAACGGAGCCATAAGTCTCAAGGAAGCACGACTGGACCTGAACTTACTCCATTCACCAACTCACACTCAGAATGTCATCATACCATTAAAAATATCCTGAACCTTAAATCTGCTTTAAATGAGCAAAATTTGCACTGAAGCTCTCAAAGAAGacagatgtggatgtgctgggacTCCTGCTCCCCATCACCACTCTGGTCAAGCTAAtggacatcacagtatcaccaaggttggaagagacctcacagatcatcaagtccaaccctttaccacagagctcaaggccagaccatggcaccaagtgccacgtccagtcctgccttgaacagctccagggacggcgactccaccacctccccgggcagcccattccagtgtccaatgactctctcagggaagaactttctcctcacctccagcctaaatttcccctggcgcagcctgaggctgtgtcctcttgttctggtgctggccacctgagagaagagagcaacctcctcctggccacaacctcccctcaggtagttgtagacatctcCAGCAGCTAATCTGGGCAGCTACAAGATGCAGAGGAAAACACTGTATCATGTCTCCCTGGGTTTTAAGGGTCACACACTTCTTGGGGTCAAGCTTTGCTTCTCAGTCTGATCCATCTGGtgccacaacaagctctggCAGGACAGACTGCCCTTTCGTAGCCCATAAAAGCTTGTTCCACAAGAGACTCAGGACAGCATGGAGGGAAAAGGAACTCATGTAGCCTCCTCCCACGCCAGAACATTTGGCTGTGCCACCTTTAAACCATGCTTTTACCAAGTGCTTCTCTTCACTGTCAAGTCACttagagcagcagcaagatCCTGCTGCAAACAATACAACCCAAATCTCAAAGCAAGTAGTTAGAAAAGTGTAAAGCTCTTACCTGTTGTAGGAATAGTAGTTACTACTTCACCAAGTTTGAGTTTGTACAGAATAGTAgtcttccctgcagcatccagcccaatcATGAGCATCCTCACTTCTTTCTTGCCAAAAAGGCCTTTGAAGAGGTTTGCAAAGATGTTTCCCATCTTTGAGATGTGTTCTCACTGGCCAGTGAAGTCTGGAGGAAAAGATTTACAGTATCACTCATAAGTTCTCCACAGCTGTGCTCCTACCAGGGCACAATCAAGCACAAAACACAGCATTTGGTAACGTGAGACCCACTCTGGCCACCCCCATAAGTAgatttcttcccctctactgaagaaacaaaattaaatcCAACAAGAAGCCAGAGACTGTGCTCATCAAACCATGTGGCTGTGAGGGCTCCAGTATTCTCTCAGAGGCTCCAGTATTAAATGCTGCTCTGAACCTTGTTTGCAGAGTTCATGAGCTGTTTTCAAGCCAGCTCACCCTGACAGGTAGCTGCTctggcctccagcagcagcctgtttgGAAACTGGAGAAGCTGCCTCTCCACTCCAGCCTTCCCAGGCATTCTCTGCCCCCTTGGGCCAATGTCTACCTCACCACAAACTCCACACCTCTCCCCCTCTTCCGAAATCCAAACTGCACAGTTTACAGCCACTCTGAGATCACCAAGGGCATCATTCTGCTCCCATAAGGCACgcaaagagcagcctgaaagctCAACAGTGAGCTGTAGGTAAGGACCTTCTATGGCCACAGCAGCaattcacagctctgctgttgctTTGCCTAGAAGCTCTTGCGTGGCAGTctgagaagaagaggctgagccgACTGAAGAGACAAGCTCAAGGCAGCAGACACACACAGCCGAGACACCCAGCGCTTAAGGGAGCAGTTTGCTGGAAGCCAGTCTCCCAGTTTAAAGAGTCGCATGAAGTCGGAATCACCTCTTGAAGATACTCTGTATTTCACCATGAAGCTGTGCACTTGGGGTGCAATCCTCCCTGGAGACAGACTGTGCAGAGGATCGAGTTCAGACAATTAAAGCAAGCTCTGAACTCAGAATCCCACCGCGGAAGAAGACTCCTGTCCTGCTCCGTTTAGCTCCGTGCTAGGAACGTTTCCAGTCTGCCTTCCTCCCTCGGCTCTAGccaagctgcaagcagcaatgcTGGACGTGGCTTACAACCTACCAGTTAAGTGCTGTGCCATTAACTAAGTCACATGTCCCACCCGGCACAATCGGCTCCCAGCGCAGTGCAGAGTCCACCCCGCAGCTCCTGAATCATAGCACCGCTTCCACTTGCCGATGGAACTCGACTCAGAGTCTCACTGATTTCGAGTCAAGCTCCCCGAGACCGAAACTGTCCAAGTAAAGCCCCCCCTAAGCCAGGCAAGGCAGCCTGGGAACTGAAGCCAAAGGGAAGGCCGACAAGTTCTACTGTTCCACCATCTCCTTCCTACTTCTGGAGCATGAGCACAACTACAGGCATGTAAGAGAGCTGTATAAACAGGGAAGTTCATTAGGAAGGAGAGCAAACAGCTTTGCTGGAGTCCCTGTTTATCcaaatcacacacacagcaggaaatctcactgcccagcccacaaaagcacctctgcctgggctgcagggaggctctaAGGCTTTCCTTTGTCGTCCTGCCCATGCTACCTCACTCTTCTGCTCCTTCTGAACAGCaacaggcagggctgcactgCAGCCTTTCACCAGTGCTTTGTTACTCCTCAACATGAGTGCAAGAatttctgctgcaggagaattTTCCATGCCCTGCACAAGAGTGCCTTGCTTCTGTTCCTGCATGTTCAAAAAGCACAGGAGGTTTGAATCAAGAGCAGTCATCGGGTAACAGAGCAAAATCTCAGTGCCTACATCCACACCTTTTCACACCCTGGAGATGTCACAGTCTATGGGACAAGGTGTTTACACTTGGCACTAAGATTGGTGAATCCCCTTGGATCCCTGTTTTCCTAGCAGCTATTTCCAGGTCATGGCTGCCCTCCACCACTGAAATTGCTTTTCTACAAtccaccctttttttttaacctgtgaaGAATAATGCTTGCCAGGCTTTGCTATGGGAGAcctaggttggagatcaggaaaaaagtcttcctcTTGAGGTTTGTCAAGCCCTGAGACAGGCTGCCCAATGAACAGGTGATGTCACTGTTCCTGCAATTGTTCACAACagatgtagatgtggcacttagtgacatgctTCAGCAGTGGACTTAGCACTGTTAACAGCTGGATGCAATGAcgttggaagtcttttccaa
Proteins encoded in this window:
- the LOC135185584 gene encoding ADP-ribosylation factor 1-like produces the protein MGNIFANLFKGLFGKKEVRMLMIGLDAAGKTTILYKLKLGEVVTTIPTTGFNVEAVEYKNISFVVWDVCSKDRLKPLWHHYFQNKQGLIFVVDSSDRERLSEARGDLLRMLADDVCAQAVLLVLANKQDLPDAMNTEEITDKLGLHSLRHRWHIQATSAITGEGLYEGLDWLASQLQNQE